A window of the Streptomyces sp. JB150 genome harbors these coding sequences:
- a CDS encoding carboxymuconolactone decarboxylase family protein: MNPTGTPTLPALRSLPEKRPRLDFARSAPKAFRALVGFDAAARAGLDPALVELIQIRASHLNHCAYCLHMHTGDARRAGESEERLHMVAVWREARHFFTEREQAALALTEAVTLVADHGVPDEVYAEAAAHFDEEELAQVIALVLTINTWNRIALATARTAGTDERGRR; this comes from the coding sequence ATGAACCCCACCGGCACCCCGACCCTCCCGGCCCTCCGGTCCCTGCCCGAGAAGCGCCCCCGCCTGGACTTCGCGCGGTCCGCCCCGAAGGCCTTCCGCGCCCTCGTCGGCTTCGACGCCGCCGCCCGCGCGGGGCTCGATCCGGCTCTGGTGGAACTGATCCAGATCCGCGCCTCCCACCTCAACCACTGCGCGTACTGCCTCCACATGCACACCGGTGACGCACGCCGGGCCGGCGAGAGCGAGGAGCGGCTGCACATGGTCGCCGTGTGGCGTGAGGCCCGGCACTTCTTCACCGAGCGCGAGCAGGCCGCCCTCGCCCTGACGGAGGCCGTCACCCTCGTCGCCGACCACGGTGTCCCCGACGAGGTCTACGCGGAGGCCGCCGCCCACTTCGACGAGGAGGAACTCGCCCAGGTCATCGCGCTCGTCCTCACCATCAACACGTGGAACCGGATCGCCCTGGCCACGGCCAGGACGGCGGGCACGGACGAACGCGGCCGCCGCTGA